The nucleotide window ACGACTATCTCCGACTCCTCTACGCCCGCGTCGGCACCCCCCACTGTCCCGACTGTGGCCGCGAGGTCGGCGAGCAGTCGGCTCAGAACATGGTCGAGCGCATCCTCGAGTTACCCGAGGGCACCAAAGCCAAACTCGCCGCCCCCGTCGTTCGCGATCAGAAAGGCGCGTTCGAAGACCTCTTCGGAGAACTCGTCTCGGAGGGCTACGCCCGCGTCGAGATCGACGGCGAGGAACACGACCTGACGCTCGACGACCCGGAGTTAGACGAGAACTTCGATCACACGATCGACGTCATCGTCGACCGCGTGAAAGTCAGCGTCGAGGATCGCCCACGGATCATCGATAGCGTCGAGACGGCACTCGAGGAGGCAGAGGGAGTCCTGAAGGTCATCCTGCCGGACGCTTCCGAAGAGATCGCCGCGGACCTGGGTGAGGAATCCCGCCAGACGGGCGCGCTGGGCGACGAGACTGACGACGACGACGACCGCTTCGTCGTCGAGTTCTCGAAGGATCTCGCGTGTACCCACTGCGGGATCGACGTCCCCGAGATCGAGACGCGCTCGTTCTCGTTTAATTCGCCCCACGGTGCCTGTCCGGAGTGTGAGGGCTTAGGCGAAACCAAGGAAGTCGACGAGGACCTCGTCATTCAAGACGAATCCAAACCGCTCAAACACGTCTTCGAACCCTGGAGCTACAACCGGTCGTACTACCAGACCCGGCTCGATGCCGTCGCAGCACATTTCGACGTCTCGCTATCGACGCCGTTCGAGGAACTCGACGAGGAGATCCAGCAGGCGTTTCTCTACGGCACCAGCGATCAGGTGCTGTTCAAACGCCAGACCAAAAACGGCACTCGACGCAAGAAAAAGCGCTTCGAGGGCGTGATCCCGAACTTAGAGCGACGCTACCTCGAGACCGACTCCGACTCGACGCGCGAACACATCGAGGATTACATGTCGGTCACGGAGTGTCCGGCCTGTGACGGCACTCGCCTCAAACCCGCGAGTCGGGCCGTGCTGGTCGACGACACGTCAATCACCGAGATCAACGCGATGAGCATCGGCGACGCCCTCGCACACTTCGAGTCGATGGAAGCCGACCTCACCGAGCGCGAGAAGGTGATCGCCGAGGAGATTTTAAAGGAGATCCGCGCCCGACTCGGCTTCATGTGCGAGGTCGGCCTCGAGTACCTCACGCTCGACCGAGAGGCGTCGACGCTGTCGGGCGGCGAGAGCCAGCGCATCCGGCTGGCGACGCAGATTGGCTCCGGGCTCGTGGGCGTGCTCTACGTGCTCGACGAGCCCTCGATCGGGCTCCACCAGCGGGACAACGACCGACTGCTGGATACGCTCCACGAACTGCGCGACCTCGGGAACACCCTGATCGTCGTCGAACACGACGAAGAGACGATGCGACGGGCGGACACCGTAATCGACATGGGTCCCGGGCCGGGCAAACGCGGCGGCGAGGTCGTCGTCAACGGCTCCGTCGAGGAGGTCAAAACCTGCGAGGAGTCGATCACCGGCGACTACCTCTCCGGGCGCAAGCAGATCCCCGTCCCCGACGAGCGCCGCGATCCCGAGGGGGCGCTGACGATTCGCGGCGCACGCCAGCACAACTTAGACGACGTCGACGTCGACATCCCACTTGGCTGCTTTACCGCGATCACGGGCGTCTCCGGCTCCGGGAAATCGACGCTGATGCACGAGGTGCTCTACAAGGGCCTCGCTCGCGAGATGAACGACAACACGAGCGTCATTCCGGGCGACCACGACGGCCTCGAGGGCCTCGAGGAGATCGAAACGGTTCGCCTGATCGACCAGTCGCCGATCGGCCGCACACCCCGGTCGAACCCCGCGACGTACACGAACGTCTTCGACTACGTCCGCGAACTGTTCGCCGAGACGAAACTCGCCAAACAGCGCGGCTACGAGAAGGGGCGGTTCTCCTTTAACGTCAAAGGCGGCCGCTGCGAGGAGTGTGGCGGGCAAGGAACGGTCAAGATCGAGATGAACTTCCTTTCCGACGTCTACGTCCCCTGTGAGGAGTGCGACGGCGCACGCTACAACGACGCCACGCTCGACGTCACCTACAAGGGCAAAACGATCGCCGACGTGCTGGACATGGAAGTCGAAGAGGCCTACGAGTTCTTCGAGTCCTCGAGTCAGATCCGACGGCGGCTCCAACTGCTGAAAGACGTCGGGCTGGGCTACATGACGCTGGGTCAGCCCTCGACGACCCTCTCCGGCGGCGAGGCCCAGCGGATCAAACTCGCCGAGGAACTCGGGAAGAAGGATTCGGGCGAGACGCTCTACTTGCTCGACGAGCCGACGACGGGACTCCATCACGAAGACGAGCGCAAACTGATCGACGTCCTCCACCGGCTGACCGACAACGGCAACACCATCGTCGTCATCGAACACGAACTCGACCTCGTCAAAAACGCCGACCACGTCATCGACCTCGGTCCCGAAGGCGGCGAAAACGGCGGCGAAATCGTCGCGACCGGCACGCCCGAGGACGTCGCCCGCCTCGAGGACTCACACACTGGCCGCTACCTGCGTGATCTGTTGCCGAAGGTGGATCTCGAGGGGCCACGCGGCGAACGCGTCGAGCCCGTGACGGCACCGATGGACGACGACTGAGCAGCGCTCGGCGCGCGTTTCAGCTCACTGCCGACCGTCGGTATCCAGCGAGTGCGTTCTCGACTCGTTGATGAGCATCGGTACGAGCACCCCGACCCCGATGAGGATCGCCAATCGAACGACCGGATTCCCCGTGAGGTCCAGTGAAACGTACCAGAGAAGGAGGCCGAGCCCCGCAAACGCCGTCGTGGTTCGTGTGTCTTTCTCACTCATAGACGTTCTCTTACCCTCGGTCGCTAATAACGTCGTGGGCTACACTGGACAACCGCCGTTCGAGACGGCAGGCGTGCCGTCGGTTATGAGTCGGGTCGCGTCTCGAGTCGGATTGTCGACCGTGCGGGCGGCGATCCGAACCGTTAACGGCGGCTGCCGGTCAACCCCAACCCAATGACCAGCGGAACGCGAATCGTTCGTCGCGGACTCGCCGGTGGCGGCCTCGTGACTCTCCTGCTTGCGGCCAGCTTTCTCGTCCTTGGTGAGTCGACACAGCTGACGACGGTGGTGCTGGTGGCGTGGCTCGTCGTCGTCGGTGCGGCGATGCTTGCCGCCGGCACCCGAGAGCGCGTGACAGTCGGCTCGAGGACGCTCGAGTGGCCCCGCGTCGCCGCAGTCGCGATCACGATGCTCGCGGTCGGCTGGGCCACCATCAGCGCCGTGAGCCTGCTCGAGGGCGACGGGATCACCGGGCTCGGAACGCTCGAGGCCGTCGTCACCGTGTTCGTGGTCGGCTACTTCGCGTGGTTCGCCCGCGAGTGCTGGGTCGGCGGCGCGCTGCTCGACGACGAGACGTTCGCCGTCGACTGAGTCTGTCCTTACGTCGAGACCGGCCATACAGCCAAGTCGACTGCGAGCCAAGTGATAGCTATGCAAGAGGATACCAGTCACGATGAGATCGAGGAGTCGGCGCCGGAACCGATCGCGGAGGATCCGACGGACTCGTTCGACCTCGAGCATCCGGAACACGTCGAGGTTGGCGTCACCCGCGGCGAGACCGACCTCGAGTTCGGGCCGCCGCGGGACTATCCGGACCGGGCGGACGTCTCGGTTCGGCCCGAAGACGACGGGGGCCATCGACTCGTAATGAGCATCGACGCGATGGCCGGCGACCACGGAACGGGACACGCAGACGTCACGCTGACACCGGCAGAGGCTCGAGCGCTTCGAGACCAACTCGACGAAACCGTCCGCTGGATGACCGAAGACGACGCCGAACCGACAGCATCGGACGACGACGCGCGCTGAGTTACGCTGGGCTCGGCGTCTCCACGCGAGAGAGGTACGACGCCAGATCCGACGTGGTGAGCATCCCGATGACGCCCTCGTCTTCGTCGACGACGGGGGTGTGGTGGAAGCCGTGTTCGACCATCACGTCCGCAGCGTCGCGGATGTCGTCCTGTGCGGTGACCGTAATTACGTCTCGGGTCATGTACGCCGATACCGGCGTCCGGTCTTTGGGTTTGCGTTCGGCGACGATCTGTACGAAGTCCGTCGTCGTCAGAATGCCCTTGAGTCGGTTGTCTTCGTCGACGATCATCACCGAGCCGATATCCTCCTCGAGCATCAGTTTCCCGGCGTCCTCGACGAGCGTCTCCGGCGTGACCGTATGTACGTCTGAGGACATGACTCGCGCAACGAAAATGTCGTCCATATACGATTGTTCCCATGGGTCGTGATAAGGATTGGCAAATCGGCAGCGACAGCGAAACGACGACCCGCATCGGCGAGTCGAGCGAGACGCGACCTCGAGTTCGGCCCTCGTCGCGCCGCAGGTTTAAATACGAACTCGGCCATACAGAGGGACAGATCAACTGATGGCGTCCCCGCCGTTCCCGCTCGAGGGCACGTGCAAACTCCTCCCCGAGCCCGTCCCGAGCGACGCGTTGTTCGATCGTCTGGCCACGGAGTACGCCGCCCTCGCCGACGAGTACGGCCCCCGGAACGTCCTCGTCCTGAAACGACATCCGGCGGGCCTCGAGTCGCTGACTGACGCCCTGACTGGCGTCGACGCGACGACCGACTCGCCGCGATCACCGCGCGTCGAGTCGCTGCCGGAGCACGCCTCGAAAGTGCTCGAGGAGTACGACCCGACGCTCGATCGCCTCGAGTACGAGGAGCGTATCGAACTCATCTCGCTGGTGATCGACGGCGCTAGCCGTGACGTACCGGACTACCTCGAGCGCGCGGCGAGTCACGAGAGCTTCGCCCGCGACGTCGGGCAACTGCTGCTCGAAGCGACCCGACAGCGGCTTCGGCTCGACGAGTTCGACGCCGCCCCCCACGACTGTCTGGCGTTTCTCTACGCGATGAACGATCGCTTCCACGCGGAACTCGACGACCGCGGATACGTCGAACGGGCGGACGTGATCCCACAGGCCGTCGACCTGCTCGAGTCGGATACGGACGGCCTGCGCGGCCGAATCGGCGATTCGATCGACGCCGTCCTCGCCGTCGAGTTCGAGGAGTACCGACGGCTCGATCGGCGCTATCTCGCGGCGCTCACCCGTGAGACGGACCTCGTCTGTCTCGGTGAGCACCACGCCAGCGTCGAGCGGACACGCGTCGAACCCGGTCGCATCGAGGATCACGTCGGCGACGGTCTCGAGATCGAGCACCTCGATGCGCTCGCGGAGACAGACGATGGAGACCCACCACACCGAGCGATAACGCGATTTCTGGCTACGGGGGACACGCCCGCGTCGGACACGGCGAACCAGCCGTCCGGACGGACACGCCGAATCCGGGCTCGAACCGCCCGCGAACAGGTCAAACGCGTCGCCACCGAAATTCAAGCGCTTCGCGACCGCCACGACTGGCGATACGACGACTTCGCCATCGCGGTGCCGCGGATCGAGCGGGTGCCAGAGACGCGATCTCAACTCCGTGAAGCCGGCGTGCCGACGGCGACGATCGGCACGCCCTCGCTCGCTGAGGACCCCGCCGTCAACGAACTATATGCGTTCGTCACGTTGCAGTGTGACCTCGAGCGAGGCGGTGATCGGCTCGATCGACTCGTCGCCGACGACGCTCGCACGGCGGACGATCCCCGTACGGTCGCGATCGAGCGCCTTCGGGCTCGCGTCGACGACTTCTCGCCCGAGCTGCTCGCGTCGTGTGCCGGCTCGAGCGTCTCTCGGTCGCTCGAGCGCTGGCTCCATCGTGCGGATCTGAAGGGGCGAATCGCCCGCGAGGAGACGTGGGTCGACGCGCGCGAACAGTACGAAGGCGTTCGTCGCGTGCTCGAGATCGCCCGGTTCGTCGAAGAGACGGATCTCGTCGGCCCGGACTGGCAGGGGTTGCGACGGATGCTCCGGCGGACGATCCAGTACGACGCCCCCTACGTCCACGCGGTCGAGACCCAGTCGCCGACCGGCGGCGTCGCGGTCTGTGCCGTCGACGACCTGAAATACGACTCGCGGGAAGCCGTCTTCCTGCTCGATCTGATCGACGACAACTACCCCGGCGAGCAGTTTCTCACGCAGCTGTTCCCGACGGCGTGGCTGCGCGAAATGCCGTCGTATCCGGCCGTCACCGATCCCGCTCCCGCCGAACTGACGGCGACGTTCGACACCGTCGCGCCCGACGGCGTCGGCGACCCGTTCGAAACGTACCACGCCCACCGGTCCCGGCGACGGCTCGCTCTCGCATCCCGGGCCGCCCGAACGCGCCTCTACTGTTGTTCGTACGAACGCGGCTCCGGCGGTCTCCGGCGAACGTACGACGAGTCGCGCTACCTGCACCTGCTCGACGCGACACCCGGCCTCGAGCTCGCGGCCGTCGACGACGAACCGACGGCGGCGATCCACGGCGAGACAAACGCTCTCGAGGCGCTGCTCGCCCATCCCCACGGCGAACTCGAGCGAATCCTGCGGGAGGCGAGTACGGGCGGCGAGGCCGACCTCGGGACGACCGAAGAGCTGTTCGAGGAGATCGCAGTCGTCCTCGAGGAGGGCGACATCGACGACGAACTCGCCGAGGCGGTTCGCTCGCAGTTCGAGTTCGCCGCGGGAGAGGTGGTTCGGAATGACTGAGCACGCACGCGACGACGAGACGGACGCGACGAAACTGACGGTCGACGGCCTCGAGACGTACCTGCACTGTCCGCGCCAGTACGAGTTCGCCCACGACCACGGCCTCGCCGGCAGCGACGACGACACGACGATCGACGACCGCGTTGCCCTCCTTCGGGCGGCGATCTGTGACGGGCTTCGGGATGGTGAGACCGACCACGGGGTCCTCGTCGACGCCATGCAGGACCGGCTCGAGGCGCTGTGGGCCGACCACGACGAGCCGTTTCACTCGCTGGCCCAGCGTCGCCACGAGCGACGGGTGCTCGAGGCAACGCTCGAGGCGTACGTCGACCGCGTCGGCGTCGACCACGCGAGTGGTATCGAGACGTTGACGGCGGAGACCGACCGCAGGGCGCTGGTCGGCCCGGAAATCGAACTCTCGAGTACGGTGTCGGTCCCCGGGCCGGACGGGAGCGACGAGACGCGAGTTTCGATCGAGTCGACCGTCGACTACGTCTACGCCGATGGCTCCGCGGTCGTCGGCGTCCGGTTCGTTCCGACGCTCAGATCGCTCGGCCTGCTCCGCTACCGATCGGACTGGGAAGGAGCCGTCGCCGAGCAGTTCACCGACCACTTCGACCCCGAGACGGACGTCTTCGAACCGGCATTCGTGGGCGCGCTCTTCGAAACGGCCGTCATCGTCGGTGGCCTCCGGGCCCGCTGTGAGCAACTGGGACTCGAGGACCGAACCTGCCGGTACATCCAGGTGCCGCTGGCTGACCGCTCGCGGACGGCCGTTAATTGGGCCAGCGAAACCGTCGAAACGAGCCTCGAGGAGGTAGATTTGACCGACGCCTACATCGACCACCACACGTTTGGCATGACACACGAACACCGCAACCGAACCGTCGACGACCGGCTGGCGACTGTTGCCAGCCAGCTGGCCGCGGGCGAATTCGAGCCGACTGATCGCTGGGACGAGATTGCGAGCGACGTCTGTCCGAACTGTGAGTACAGCGTCTGCTGTCAGGAGTACATCGCTCAGGAGGTCCGATTCGATGGGTGAACGCCGGCCAGCTGCCGTCGACGAACCGAAAGGGAACCAGCAGGCCGTCATCGACAGCCGAGCGGCCTGTACCTCCGTCGACGCCGGCGCGGGGACGGGCAAGACGACGACGATGCTGCTGCGGATCGAGCGGGCGATCGACCGGGGCGACATCGACCCCGACGACGTCCTCGTACTGACGTTCGCGAACGAGGCCGCCAGCAGTATCCGCGATGCGGTCGCCGAGCGCCTCGATCCCGAGGCCGCAGCGGCGATCGACGTCTACACCTATCACTCGTTTTGTTACCGGCTGGTCCGCGAGTACGCCTACTACCTCGGCTACTCCCCCGAGTTCGACGTGATCACAGAACGCAAACGGCGGCGGATCGTCGGCCGACTGCTCGCCGGCAACGACTACGACTTCGCGGCCGCGTCGGTACGCGGCGACGGCTCGCCCGAGGAGCTTGCAGCCGACGTCGACCGGTTCATCCAGTCGATGAGTCAGGAGGACATCACGCCCGACCAGCTCCGAGCCGCGCTGCCGGCCGTCCGCACCCTCGAGCTCTGTAACCAGTTCGTGCTCTGGCTCGAACGCCGGGCGCGAGCCGACCTCTCGTTCGACAACGAGGCGCTTCGCTACTTCAACAGCGACGACCACCTCGAGGCGGCCCGGGAGTCGCTGGTCGGCTACGGCAAACTTCTCGAGTACTGTCGTGAGCAGATCGCGGAGGCCCCGGCGGCGTTCCGCGAGGACGACGTCGTCCGTGACGTCGATCGATACCTCCGGGTGTTACAGGACTGTGTGACGACCACGATCGACGTGCTCGACCTCGAGGACCCGACGACGAAACAGCTGCCGCGGGCGCTGTTCGGCAACGAGATCTGGCGGACAGCGACCGAACGGATCGAGCAGAGCCCGTTCGGGCGGTTGAAACACTACATCGAGTTCCTGCGACTCGCGCGCCACTACACCGACGTCTACGCCGACTACCACGACCACCTCGAGCGCGAACGAACGCTGGATTTCGACGAACTGGTGCGAACGGCGACGGAACTGCTCGACGACCCCGAAATCGCCGCCGAAATCACGAGCCAGTGGACGCAGGTCTACTGCGACGAGTTCCAGGATACCGACGAGACGCAGTTCGCGCTCATCACCGAACTGACGGACGGTCCCGACAGACCCGACTTACTAGCAATTGGTGACAAAGATCAAGCAATTTACGGCTGGCGGGGCACCGACCGGGAAGGGCTCGACAGACTCGCCGACGCGTACGACGACCACGAGGCGATCGAACTCGAGCTCAACTTCCGCTCGCGCCAGGAGATCCTCGATCTGACGAATCACTGTGAGTACGGCCCCCAGTCGACGAAGACGCTCCGCGAGGACGGGCGCACACCCGGAGAGTACGCGACCGACGACGAGGAAAGCGACCGCACAAACGGGCCGCCGGACCGCGTCGTCAAGATCGAAAGCGACGAGATCGACCGCTCGACGGCCGAACAGGTCGCAACGACCGTCTCGCGGCTCCTGAACGACGACGCAGAAAATATCCCCCAGCGCACGCTCGAGGACATCGCGGTCATCGTGCGGACGAACCGCCATGCACAGGCGGTCGCCGACGAACTGCGAGACCGACAGATCCCCTACGAGATTTCGGGCACCCCACGCGGCGAAATCCAGCCGGGAATCCGGACGCTGCTGTCGTATCTGCGCGTGCTCGTCGATTCGGACGCCGATGCCCATCTCCGCCGCGTGTTGCTCTACCGGTACCGCCTCTCCGAGAGCGACCTCGCGACGCTGCAGGGCCAGACCGGATCGCTGTACGATGCCGTGATGACGATCGATTCAGCGACCCTCGAGTCTCCCGACCGCCTCGTGCGAGCGCGCTCGCACCTCCAGACACTTTCGACGTATCGGGACGTCTACCCGCTGTCGGGCTTTTTCAGCCGGTTTCGTGAACTGACGCGGCTCGAGTGGTTCCTCACAGCGGCGGAACGAGACGAACTCGAGCGCGTCGAGCGCTTCGTCGAGGCGTACACCGCCGACTCGGTGATTCAGACGCTGACGCCACGCTTTGTCGACGCGCTGGAGGGCACGCTCGAGGGGACCGGCACCGACCGAACGCGGGGGACGCAGTCGACCGATTCGGTCGACGTGATGACCGTCCACCAGGCCAAAGGCCTCGAATTCGACACTGTCCTCGTGCCCTACCTCTCCGACGAGGAGTGGTGTGTCGAACGTGATTACGCCGAGCGGGCCCAGTACCGGCTGCTCGCGGCGGCACTCGACGACGAGACCGACTCGCCGCTGTGTGCCGACCTCGCGACCGAGACCGTCGGCGAGGAGTGGCGCGTGTTGCACGTCGCGCTCACCCGCGCCGAGAACCACCTGTTCGTCTTCGGTTCCGAGTACGACTACGACGGCGAGGAGGGCGAACTCGCGGCGTCGACCGCCGAGGCGTGTCTGGCGAGCGAAATCGAGTGGTCGGTCACCGGCGAACGGATGAACCTCTGGGCATCGCTGCGGGCGAGCTTCGAACGTGTCCGGGAGACGTATCCCGCTACCGTCATCGACCGAACCGACGAACTCGCGCTGTCGGCCAGCCGCAACCCCGGGACGATCACCTACTATGCCGGCTACGACGACCGCCGGCACGAACCCCTCGAGACGCGCGAGGCGATTCGGACGGTCCATCGGCTGGGTCGCTTGCTCCGCAAAGGGGCGTTGCTACCGGCAGCCGACGCGGCGAGTCACGGTCGCCTCGAGCGCGAAACCGAGGGAGTGACGCAGTCGGTGCCGAGCGGTCGCCGGGCATCCGCGCTGACGACCGAGACGGTTCGGTTCCCCGTCGAGACGCTCTCGAACGCGACCGAGCTGCCGGTCGCAATGCGCCACAGCTACACGGCGATGGAGACCCACGACACCTGTCCGCGAAAGCACTACCTCGACCACGTCGTGCGGGCAACCGACGATCCGCTGGCGTCGCTCCCCGACGCCGACCCAGTCGGCAAGACGGGCTCGCGGCTCGTCGGCACGCTCTTCCACGACATCGCCGAGGAGGCGTTCTACCGGGAGTATCGAACCATAGCGGAGTGGCGAACGGCCGCCATCCGACAGCTGACCGCGCGTGATCTACTCGAGCACCGCGAAGCCGTGTTAGCCTGCATCAGACGCTACTTCGAGGCGAGTGCGTCCGCGTTCGATGCACCGGTCGCCGACTGGGAGCAGGTCGCCGCGGAACTCCCCTTCACGCTCGAGGACATCGACGGCGTCACCGGCAGCCTCGTGGGCTACATCGACTCGATCCGGCGAACGCCGGACGGTGACCTCGCCGTCCTCGACTACAAGGCGACGGCCGAGCGGATCGACCCCGCCGACGCGACACAGTTAGCGCTGTACGCCCGCGCCTGCGAGCAGCGCTTCGACGAGCCACTCTCGGTCGTCGGCTACGTCTACGTCGGCGACGTCGACGGGCCGCGCGTCGACCTCATCCACCCCGACGACCTCCCGCCGTGGTCGGTCGTCCGCGAGACGCTTACCGCAGTCGACGACCCCTCGCTCGAGGAGACGACGCCGGGCGAGCACTGTCAGTACTGTCCGCATCGGTCGCTGGGCTGTGCGCCCGAGGAGTACACGAACGCGGGCGGCGCGCCCGACGACGTGGACGCCCGCCTGCAGCCGAGCGAGTGACTGACCGCGGCGCACTCGGGCGTGCCGCGCTGGGCCGAGCGAACACCCTTATCCTACCGCGGGCGAACGCTGAGATATGCGCGAGACGACGCTGTGTTTTCCGATGCGGGAGAGAAGCGACGATGGGACGGAGGTGCTCTTGATCGAGAAGCGACGTGGCCTCGGTGAAGGGTGGTACAACGGCCCCGGCGGGAAACTCGAGGCCGGCGAAACCCCGCGCGAGTGTGCCGTCCGGGAGACCCGCGAAGAGGTCGGTCTCGAGGTCGAACCCGGTGCGCTCGAGAAGGCGGGCGAACTCACCTTTCTGCTCGACGGCGAGGCACACACGTTCTGTCACGTCTACCGCACGCGGTCGTTTACTGGCGAGCCAACCACCTCGGACGAGGCGTATCCCGAGTGGGTCGCGGTCGACGACGTGCCCTACGAGCAGATGTGGGACGACGACCACCTCTGGCTTCCGGGCGTCCTCGAGGGAAAGACCGTCGCCGGCGAGTTTCGATTCGAGGGCGGGAAACCGCTGGACAAGGCCGAATTCGTCGGGCACGATCTCGAGTGGGGTGTCTCGTTTGCAGCCGGTCAAAAATAGAAGAAATGGTTATAAATAATATTATTCTCTACAGTAGTGTCAACTAATGGTAGACATGTTCGAAATGATGAGTGGGATACTCAATGCACTCACATATATCGGAGCCGTTGGTGGCCTCATGTATATTGCTGACCGAATGGGGATATCGCTCCGCATTTCGGACGAAAAGTAGTGTATCAGAACAGACTGCTGTCGAAGCGTTGGTCGACAAATCGAAGCGTGAAAACGTTGGTCGAACGCCGAGTTAGGGTTTGAGCACGACTTTGCCGGAGCTCTTGCGATCCTCGATGTACTGGTGGGCCTCGGCTGCGTCCTCGAGTGCGAACGACTCGCCGACGATGACCTCGAGGTCGCCGGTCGTCAGCCCCTCGGTGAGTTCGGGGACGGCCTTCATGATCCGACTCGGGTCGTGGGTGGCGGCCTGACCGAGGTGGAAGCCTGAAACGGTCTTGTTCTCGAACAGGAGGCGGCGATTTTCGGCTGCGGCTGGAACGCCGCTGGCGACGCCGTAGGTGACCATGCGGCCGAAATGGGCCATCGCGTCGAGGCTGCGTTCGAAGACGTCATCACCGACGCTCTCCAAGACGAGGTCGACGCCCTCGCCGTCCGTTTCGTCGTCGACGACCTCGCGGAAGTCGGTCTCGGTGTAGTTGATCGGATGGTCGCAGCCCAACTCGGCGGCGAGGTCGAGCTTTTCCTGGGTGCTCGCGGTGCCGAAGACCTCCGCGCCGTGGTTCGAGGCGAGCTGGACCGCGGCCGTTCCGACCCCGCCCGCGGCGGCCTGGATCAGGACCGATTCGCCTTCCTCGAGGCCGCCCCACTCGAACAGACAGCTGTGGGCGGTGAGAAACTGGACGGGGAAGCCGGCGGCTTCCTCGAAGCGCATCCCCTCCGGAATCGGGAAGAGCATCTGGGCGTTCGCGGTCGCGTACTCGGCGTAGCCGCCGCCGTTGAGCATCGCGACGACGCGGTCACCTTCGTCCAGGTCGACGTCCTCTCCAGTCACGTCGATCGTGCCCGCAGCCTCCATGCCGGGGACGTATGGCGCGTCGGGACCGCCGGGATAGACGCCGCGGCGTTGCATGATATCCGCGAAGTTGATTCCCGCCGCTTCGACCTCGAGGCGGACCTCGCCGGCCCCCGGTTCCGGCAGGTCGGCGTCGACGACTTCGAGTTGATCGCTGTTGCCGTAGTCGGCTACCTGGATCGCTTTCATGCCCAGTTCTGTGTGATACACCTGCATAAAGCTCCGAGAACCGGAGTGAACGGACGGGCCGTTGCTCGCCCCGTTTTCAGGGTGGATCTGCCTTCGCATGGTTTAAGCCCGCGCTGACTGCATATCGACACAATGAGCGACGAGAGTCAAGA belongs to Natronorubrum aibiense and includes:
- a CDS encoding UvrD-helicase domain-containing protein, coding for MGERRPAAVDEPKGNQQAVIDSRAACTSVDAGAGTGKTTTMLLRIERAIDRGDIDPDDVLVLTFANEAASSIRDAVAERLDPEAAAAIDVYTYHSFCYRLVREYAYYLGYSPEFDVITERKRRRIVGRLLAGNDYDFAAASVRGDGSPEELAADVDRFIQSMSQEDITPDQLRAALPAVRTLELCNQFVLWLERRARADLSFDNEALRYFNSDDHLEAARESLVGYGKLLEYCREQIAEAPAAFREDDVVRDVDRYLRVLQDCVTTTIDVLDLEDPTTKQLPRALFGNEIWRTATERIEQSPFGRLKHYIEFLRLARHYTDVYADYHDHLERERTLDFDELVRTATELLDDPEIAAEITSQWTQVYCDEFQDTDETQFALITELTDGPDRPDLLAIGDKDQAIYGWRGTDREGLDRLADAYDDHEAIELELNFRSRQEILDLTNHCEYGPQSTKTLREDGRTPGEYATDDEESDRTNGPPDRVVKIESDEIDRSTAEQVATTVSRLLNDDAENIPQRTLEDIAVIVRTNRHAQAVADELRDRQIPYEISGTPRGEIQPGIRTLLSYLRVLVDSDADAHLRRVLLYRYRLSESDLATLQGQTGSLYDAVMTIDSATLESPDRLVRARSHLQTLSTYRDVYPLSGFFSRFRELTRLEWFLTAAERDELERVERFVEAYTADSVIQTLTPRFVDALEGTLEGTGTDRTRGTQSTDSVDVMTVHQAKGLEFDTVLVPYLSDEEWCVERDYAERAQYRLLAAALDDETDSPLCADLATETVGEEWRVLHVALTRAENHLFVFGSEYDYDGEEGELAASTAEACLASEIEWSVTGERMNLWASLRASFERVRETYPATVIDRTDELALSASRNPGTITYYAGYDDRRHEPLETREAIRTVHRLGRLLRKGALLPAADAASHGRLERETEGVTQSVPSGRRASALTTETVRFPVETLSNATELPVAMRHSYTAMETHDTCPRKHYLDHVVRATDDPLASLPDADPVGKTGSRLVGTLFHDIAEEAFYREYRTIAEWRTAAIRQLTARDLLEHREAVLACIRRYFEASASAFDAPVADWEQVAAELPFTLEDIDGVTGSLVGYIDSIRRTPDGDLAVLDYKATAERIDPADATQLALYARACEQRFDEPLSVVGYVYVGDVDGPRVDLIHPDDLPPWSVVRETLTAVDDPSLEETTPGEHCQYCPHRSLGCAPEEYTNAGGAPDDVDARLQPSE
- a CDS encoding 8-oxo-dGTP diphosphatase, with the translated sequence MRETTLCFPMRERSDDGTEVLLIEKRRGLGEGWYNGPGGKLEAGETPRECAVRETREEVGLEVEPGALEKAGELTFLLDGEAHTFCHVYRTRSFTGEPTTSDEAYPEWVAVDDVPYEQMWDDDHLWLPGVLEGKTVAGEFRFEGGKPLDKAEFVGHDLEWGVSFAAGQK
- a CDS encoding quinone oxidoreductase family protein — encoded protein: MKAIQVADYGNSDQLEVVDADLPEPGAGEVRLEVEAAGINFADIMQRRGVYPGGPDAPYVPGMEAAGTIDVTGEDVDLDEGDRVVAMLNGGGYAEYATANAQMLFPIPEGMRFEEAAGFPVQFLTAHSCLFEWGGLEEGESVLIQAAAGGVGTAAVQLASNHGAEVFGTASTQEKLDLAAELGCDHPINYTETDFREVVDDETDGEGVDLVLESVGDDVFERSLDAMAHFGRMVTYGVASGVPAAAENRRLLFENKTVSGFHLGQAATHDPSRIMKAVPELTEGLTTGDLEVIVGESFALEDAAEAHQYIEDRKSSGKVVLKP